From one Anaerococcus prevotii DSM 20548 genomic stretch:
- a CDS encoding arginine repressor — MKKYTRQRLILDIIQNNDVKTQSQLSEMLKDHGVDATQATISRDIKELRISKVQTDDYEYKYTVVDTVYDTLTERMEKIFKESVLSIEKTSGLIVIKTISYCATVCGAYITNEKLENVGGIVTGIDTIFITPTSEEKIELLIEDLRSLIK; from the coding sequence ATGAAAAAATACACAAGACAAAGATTAATTTTAGATATAATACAAAATAATGACGTGAAGACCCAAAGTCAATTGTCAGAGATGTTAAAAGATCACGGGGTCGATGCCACACAAGCGACTATATCCAGAGACATCAAGGAACTTAGGATATCTAAAGTTCAAACTGATGATTATGAGTACAAGTATACAGTTGTAGATACAGTCTATGATACACTTACAGAAAGAATGGAAAAGATTTTCAAAGAATCTGTATTATCTATTGAGAAAACTTCTGGCCTTATAGTTATTAAGACAATTTCATATTGTGCGACTGTATGCGGTGCCTATATAACAAATGAAAAGCTTGAGAATGTTGGTGGGATTGTTACTGGAATTGATACAATTTTTATAACTCCAACCTCTGAAGAAAAGATTGAATTATTAATAGAAGACTTGAGGAGTCTTATAAAATAA